In the genome of Halobacteriovorax sp. DA5, the window TACGAGTAATAATATCTACCGAAGTGAGACAAACAGACAGGCAATTGAATTAGATCGTAAGTTAAAAGAGATATGGTCAGTTCATCCTAATTTTTACTTTGTTGATAGTAAGAAATCATTTATGGATAAAATTATCAGTGGTGTAGAAATCTTAAAAACAGTAGTCAAATAATGAAAAGCAGCAAGAAGAGTAAGAAAACAAAAAAGCTTAAATATATTATTCAAAAAGTTAATAAGACTTTTGAAGAATTTGATAAGAAAAAATTTAAGAGAAGTTTAGAAGCTGCAGGGGTTTCTGAAAAAGCAAGCCAAGAGATTGTTAAAGAAATTGCTGAAGAACTTGATCCATTTTCAACTTCAACTGCAATTCATCAAAAGACTTACCGTGCTCTGAAGAGAAGATCTAAACTCGATGCTGCAAATTACAATATTAAGAGGGCCATCTATAAATTAGGCCCAACTGGATATCCATTTGAAATTCTTTGTGCTGAAATGTTAAGGGCCAAGGGGTATAAAACTCAAGTTTCAGTAGTTAAGAAAGGAAAATTTGTTAAGCATGAAGTTGATGTCGTTGCTTCAAGGGCCGACGGAGATATATACTGTGAGTGTAAGTTTCATAATCGAAAGTATTATAAAAATGATGTGAAAATACCTCTTTATGTTTATGCTCGTTATCTCGATATTAAAGAAGCTAATCCACACTTAAATTTTCAATATGCTTTAATTTCAAATACACAGTTTTCAGAAGATGCAATTAAGTATGCTAAGGGTGTCGACTTAATGTTATTTTCGATGAATTATCCAAAAAAGAATACATTCTGTGATTTGATTCAACGCTATCGAATCTATCCAATTACAGTTTTATCGACTCTAAGAGCGAGAGAGAAAAAGAGGCTTCTTGATAAAGGTATTGTGGTTATCAAGCATGTTAATAGAGCTTGCTTAAAAGCACTTGATCTTAGCGATATTGAAGTTCGAAAAGTTTTAAATGAAATAAAAGTCTTGATGAGCAAGAGCTAACTACCTTATTTATGTTAGTTAACTGATAGGTTTG includes:
- a CDS encoding restriction endonuclease, translating into MKSSKKSKKTKKLKYIIQKVNKTFEEFDKKKFKRSLEAAGVSEKASQEIVKEIAEELDPFSTSTAIHQKTYRALKRRSKLDAANYNIKRAIYKLGPTGYPFEILCAEMLRAKGYKTQVSVVKKGKFVKHEVDVVASRADGDIYCECKFHNRKYYKNDVKIPLYVYARYLDIKEANPHLNFQYALISNTQFSEDAIKYAKGVDLMLFSMNYPKKNTFCDLIQRYRIYPITVLSTLRAREKKRLLDKGIVVIKHVNRACLKALDLSDIEVRKVLNEIKVLMSKS